Proteins encoded in a region of the Cygnus olor isolate bCygOlo1 chromosome 4, bCygOlo1.pri.v2, whole genome shotgun sequence genome:
- the LOC121069924 gene encoding radial spoke head protein 4 homolog A-like: MSEEGAGSREHQEGMEQASNEHQVPEISFSQRYAEGQDSHQAQEARQSMNQSKALGFDLYQTQEPRSAYQTYGVGQEHYQAYEDGHGPYQPHEPGYGLYQPGYSPYDDQIPDPEARMLAIQNAKAYLLTSSTTSGLNLYDHLANTLTKILDEQPTNAVDIIENISKDVKWAQFQKKMDTLRDEPAMLPTFESAERRKTLFLKAYEEGDEELEEKIGETPLPNVMETAFYFEQAGIGLSKDEYYHIFLALKKLISAQPIQTCRFWGKILGLEMNYIIAEVQFQEGAEEEETEEEEVTDEGEKRMGEVEDEDEEKEKDEPPKSTYKPPPVIPKEENGTGANKYVYFVCNEPGKPWVKLPPVTPAQIVCARKIKKFFTGRLDAPIVSFPPFPGTEANYLRAQIARISAGTHVCPIGFYRFAEEEGDEDEEGGGGRDTYEENPDFQPLSVAEMVESLSTWVHYVPSILKQGRCVWINSLQKSEEEEEGEEEEEKDEEPDELQQEIGPPLLTPLSEDEGIQNIPAWTAQPSTNLIPQYAVAILQSNRWPGAYAFASGMKFNNIYFGWGHKYSPENHTPALPGTVQKEYPDGPEITEATDPAVEEELAFKAAKEKAVAAAEKKKNRRVMKRKT, from the exons ATGTCAGAAGAGGGTGCAGGTTCCCGGGAACACCAGGAG GGGATGGAACAAGCCTCTAATGAGCACCAGGTACCGGAAATAAGCTTCAGCCAGAGATATGCGGAGGGACAGGACTCTCACCAGGCGCAGGAGGCAAGACAAAGCATGAATCAGTCCAAAGCACTGGGATTTGACCTTTACCAAACACAGGAACCAAGAAGTGCCTATCAGACATATGGAGTAGGACAAGAGCATTACCAAGCCTATGAAGATGGGCATGGCCCCTATCAACCACATGAACCCGGTTATGGGCTCTATCAACCAGGATACAGCCCATATGATGATCAAATACCAGATCCCGAAGCCCGAATGCTGGCAATTCAGAATGCAAAAGCCTACTTGCTGACGAGCAGCACAACATCTGGCCTGAACTT ATATGATCATCTTGCTAATACGCTAACAAAGATCCTGGATGAACAGCCCACAAATGCGGTAGACATAATTGAGAATATCAGCAAGGATGTGAAGTGGGctcaatttcagaaaaaaatggatactCTTCGAGATGAACCTGCAATGCTTCCAACATTTGAATCTGCAGAAAGGCGTAAAACTTTGTTCCTCAAGGCATAtgaagaaggagatgaagaacTAGAAGAAAAGATA GGAGAGACTCCTCTACCTAACGTGATGGAAACAGCCTTTTATTTTGAACAGGCTGGAATTGGCTTGAGCAAAGATGAATACTATCACATATTTCTTGCCCTTAAAAAACTAATTAGTGCTCAGCCAATCCAGACATGTCGCTTCTGGGGCAAAATTTTGGGCCTGGAGATGAACTATATTATAGCTGAAGTACAATtccaggagggagcagaggaggaggaaacagaagaggaagaagttACTgatgaaggagagaaaaggatgGGTGAAGTCgaagatgaagatgaggagaaagaaaaagatgaaccACCAAAGTCTACCTATAAGCCCCCACCTGTCAtcccaaaagaagaaaatggaactGGGGCTAATAAATATGTCTACTTTGTTTGCAATGAGCCTGGCAAACCCTGGGTGAAGTTGCCTCCAGTGACACCAGCACAGATTGTCTGTGCCAGGAAAATCAAGAAGTTCTTCACTGGTAGGCTGGATGCTCCTATTGTGagcttccctcctttccctggAACTGAGGCCAACTACCTGCGTGCACAGATAGCTCGGATCTCAGCAGGAACCCACGTCTGTCCCATTGGATTTTACCGGTTTGCGGAggaagaaggagatgaagatgaggaagggggaggaggaagagataCATATGAAGAAAACCCTGATTTTCAGCCTCTTTCTGTGGCTGAAATGGTGGAGTCTCTCTCCACATGGGTACACTATGTGCCGAGTATTTTAAAGCAG GGTCGTTGTGTTTGGATTAACTCTTTACAAAaatcagaggaagaagaagaaggtgaagaggaggaggagaaagatgaGGAGCCAGATGAACTACAGCAAGAAATAGGACCTCCCCTTCTCACTCCACTCTCTGAAGATGAAG GAATTCAAAACATCCCTGCTTGGACAGCTCAGCCTTCTACAAACCTGATCCCTCAATATGCTGTTGCAATCCTTCAATCTAACCGATGGCCTGGAGCATACGCCTTTGCATCTGGCAT gaaatTTAATAATATCTACTTTGGCTGGGGTCACAAGTACAGTCCAGAAAACCATACACCTGCACTGCCTGGGACAGTGCAAAAAGAATACCCCGATGGGCCAGAGATCACCGAGGCCACAGACCCAGCAGTGGAAGAGGAGCTGGCTTTCAAGGCTGCAAAGGAGAAAGCCGTAGCCGCAGCTGAGAAGAAGAAGAACCGGAGGGTGATGAAGAGGAAGACATGA